From the Planctomycetia bacterium genome, one window contains:
- a CDS encoding TerC family protein, with protein MAWISDPAIWIAFLTLTILEIVLGIDNIIFISILAGKLPAEQQGRARVTGLMLATVTRVMLLLALAWLVHLTDPLFKVFGHEISGRDLILIIGGLFLVGKSTHEIHEKLEGDDDHDFVGRKPSFRSVIVQILLLDIVFSLDSVITAVGMVEHVGVMIAAVIAAIGVMLFAAPAISRFVEKHPTVKMLALSFLLLIGVTLIAEGFDQHVSKGYIYFAMGFSIFVELLNQRLTKAGTKPVRLHSKIDDPSIADS; from the coding sequence ATGGCTTGGATCTCCGACCCGGCGATTTGGATCGCCTTTCTCACCCTCACGATTCTCGAAATCGTGCTGGGGATCGACAACATCATTTTCATCTCGATCCTCGCGGGCAAGCTCCCTGCCGAGCAGCAAGGGCGGGCCCGCGTCACGGGGCTGATGCTCGCGACCGTGACGCGCGTCATGCTGTTGCTCGCGCTCGCTTGGCTCGTGCATCTCACGGATCCGCTATTCAAGGTCTTCGGCCATGAAATCTCCGGGCGCGATCTGATTCTGATTATCGGCGGGCTGTTCCTCGTCGGCAAAAGCACGCACGAAATTCATGAGAAGCTCGAAGGGGACGACGACCACGACTTCGTCGGTCGCAAGCCGTCGTTCCGAAGCGTGATCGTGCAGATCCTGTTGCTCGATATCGTCTTCTCGCTCGATTCCGTCATCACGGCGGTCGGCATGGTCGAACACGTCGGGGTGATGATCGCGGCCGTGATCGCGGCGATCGGCGTGATGCTGTTCGCGGCTCCCGCCATCAGCCGGTTCGTCGAAAAACATCCGACCGTGAAGATGCTGGCCCTGTCGTTCTTGCTGCTCATCGGCGTGACCCTCATCGCCGAAGGGTTCGACCAACATGTCTCGAAGGGGTATATCTACTTCGCGATGGGGTTCAGCATCTTCGTCGAACTATTGAACCAGCGGCTGACGAAGGCCGGCACGAAACCGGTCCGGCTGCACTCCAAAATCGACGACCCTTCGATCGCCGACTCGTAA
- a CDS encoding ABC transporter permease, whose amino-acid sequence MILFGVWYNWIVPLWIVVAGVLVQLALLWSFRRLLYVLFPRVEAVVRTTAKECVSQSLFFAVIFFGILLVGFSAFLPYSTFGDDLKMMKDTGLMMILVLSIILAVSSAAVSISEEVDGRTALTVLSKPIGRREFVVGKMLGVLMPVVIYYIIMGAFFLAMTSYKVKFEARENSLPDPAWMACQAEMIQTAPALFLCFLETIVMTAISVAISTRLAMVPNMLICATIYVVGHMTPLLVQSSIGKLPIVAFVGQFLSTLLPVLEHFNIQAAIASGRDSVLTVAQWGTYLGWATLYCALYTGIMLLVSLLMFEDRDLA is encoded by the coding sequence ATGATCTTGTTCGGCGTTTGGTACAACTGGATCGTCCCGCTGTGGATCGTCGTCGCCGGCGTGTTGGTGCAGCTTGCGCTGTTGTGGAGCTTCCGGCGCCTGCTGTACGTGCTGTTTCCGCGCGTGGAAGCGGTCGTGCGCACGACGGCGAAAGAGTGCGTCTCGCAAAGCTTGTTCTTCGCCGTGATCTTCTTCGGAATTCTCCTCGTCGGCTTCTCCGCCTTCTTGCCCTATAGCACGTTCGGCGACGACTTGAAGATGATGAAAGACACCGGGCTCATGATGATCCTGGTCCTCTCGATCATTCTGGCGGTCTCGTCGGCCGCGGTTTCGATTTCGGAAGAAGTCGACGGTCGTACGGCGCTCACGGTCCTCTCGAAGCCGATCGGCCGGCGCGAGTTCGTCGTCGGCAAGATGCTCGGCGTGCTGATGCCGGTCGTGATCTATTACATCATCATGGGAGCGTTCTTTCTCGCGATGACGAGCTACAAGGTGAAGTTCGAGGCCCGCGAGAATTCGTTGCCCGACCCCGCCTGGATGGCCTGCCAAGCGGAGATGATTCAAACCGCGCCGGCGCTCTTTCTCTGCTTCTTGGAAACGATCGTCATGACGGCGATCAGCGTCGCCATCAGCACGCGCCTGGCGATGGTCCCGAACATGCTGATCTGCGCGACGATCTACGTCGTCGGCCACATGACACCGCTGTTGGTGCAATCGTCGATCGGGAAGCTGCCGATCGTGGCGTTCGTCGGCCAATTTCTGTCGACGCTGCTGCCGGTGCTCGAGCACTTCAACATTCAGGCCGCGATCGCCTCCGGCCGCGACTCCGTGCTCACCGTGGCGCAATGGGGCACGTATCTCGGTTGGGCCACGCTCTACTGCGCCCTCTACACCGGCATCATGCTCTTAGTGTCGCTGCTGATGTTCGAAGACCGCGACTTAGCGTAG
- a CDS encoding acylphosphatase, translating into MTEHRTTANEAIRQTVRYTGRVQGVGFRFTAHETAARFRVTGFVQNLDDGRVLMVAEGAADEVERFCCALGETMKRNITAIDIEEPVAAAAEFPDFSIKH; encoded by the coding sequence ATGACGGAACACAGAACGACCGCGAATGAAGCCATTCGGCAAACGGTTCGCTACACGGGCCGAGTGCAAGGGGTCGGCTTTCGCTTCACGGCCCACGAGACGGCGGCCCGCTTTCGCGTGACCGGCTTCGTGCAAAACTTGGACGACGGCCGCGTCCTGATGGTTGCCGAAGGAGCGGCCGACGAAGTCGAGCGGTTTTGTTGTGCGCTCGGCGAGACGATGAAGCGCAACATCACCGCGATCGACATCGAAGAGCCGGTCGCCGCCGCGGCGGAATTCCCCGACTTTTCGATCAAGCACTAG
- a CDS encoding Gfo/Idh/MocA family oxidoreductase, translated as MKKIRTAVVGAGHLGRIHARILKTLGDFELVAVIDPVEAARNMVAEQFGVAVDDDHRRWLDRVDAVIVAAPTKFHHAVTRDFLEAGIPAFVEKPICSSIEEAEELVECAMLRRLALQVGHVERFNPAWNAVRPHLNAPTYIECVREGVFSFRSTDVGVVLDLMIHDIDLVLDLVKSRVVDVEACGTALLGSREDVAHARIRFENGCIAVLNASRVSHVATRQMKVRTADTMATIDFNSRTATMTRIHESLLRGDLDVERLSHAEKLQVKEVLLTTLLKQETLEAAPRDAIAAELQDFSEAIRTGRRPTVSGIDGLEALRVATKVVAAIQGPQEMPTRETKPKILTGPHWHLRSNATMPRREAG; from the coding sequence ATGAAAAAGATTCGCACGGCCGTCGTCGGTGCCGGACATCTCGGCCGCATTCACGCCCGGATCCTTAAGACACTGGGCGACTTCGAGCTCGTCGCCGTGATCGATCCGGTCGAAGCGGCTCGCAACATGGTAGCCGAACAGTTCGGCGTCGCGGTCGACGACGATCATCGCCGCTGGCTCGATCGGGTCGACGCCGTCATCGTCGCCGCGCCGACGAAATTCCATCACGCAGTCACTCGCGATTTTCTCGAAGCGGGCATCCCGGCATTCGTCGAGAAGCCGATTTGCTCCTCGATCGAAGAAGCGGAAGAGCTCGTCGAGTGTGCGATGCTCCGTCGCCTGGCGTTGCAGGTCGGGCATGTCGAACGCTTCAATCCGGCTTGGAATGCGGTTCGGCCGCACCTCAACGCTCCCACGTACATCGAATGCGTCCGCGAAGGGGTGTTCAGCTTTCGCTCGACCGACGTCGGGGTCGTGCTCGATCTAATGATCCACGATATCGACCTCGTGCTCGACTTGGTGAAGTCGCGCGTCGTCGACGTCGAAGCTTGCGGCACGGCACTCCTCGGCTCGCGGGAAGACGTGGCCCATGCGCGCATCCGCTTCGAAAACGGCTGCATTGCCGTGCTGAACGCATCGCGGGTCAGTCATGTCGCCACGCGACAAATGAAAGTTCGCACCGCCGACACCATGGCGACCATCGACTTCAACAGCCGCACCGCTACGATGACGCGCATCCACGAGAGCCTGCTACGGGGCGATCTGGACGTCGAACGGCTCTCGCATGCAGAAAAGCTGCAAGTAAAGGAAGTCTTGCTCACGACGTTGCTCAAGCAAGAGACGCTCGAAGCGGCCCCGCGCGATGCCATCGCCGCGGAACTGCAGGACTTCAGCGAAGCGATTCGGACGGGCCGCCGCCCGACCGTGTCCGGCATCGACGGCTTGGAAGCGCTGCGAGTCGCGACGAAGGTCGTCGCTGCGATCCAAGGCCCGCAAGAAATGCCGACGCGCGAGACGAAGCCGAAGATCCTTACCGGCCCGCACTGGCACCTGCGCAGCAACGCGACGATGCCGCGGCGCGAAGCGGGCTAG
- a CDS encoding M20/M25/M40 family metallo-hydrolase has product MNQRTRRSFFVPAVLLAPLVLGWASFACFGAEEKPAEKTTPPVAAPAAAAPPSAEEKHVKETISFLASDGLEGRGPGTKGIDQAAEFIAAEFKKAGLKTDLFAGQPYQAFSMGIGSELGKRNSLTLVGPPGPDGKPRRIELKLGQDYSPLSIGGSGKINVPLVFVGYGITAKQSSQAALDPHADPHANPHGDPHAKPADPKTPTPKGTAPKAQPAAAKEPAKEKEPVKEPAKEAAKPQAVVDPHAAPVKAGAKPEDAIVYDDYAGIDVKGKCVVVFRHQPQQGNPHGILPGIPNSPHAPFTRKISNAYEHGAAAVIFVTSDYDINNKLEARRKQWQEAVDEILEEQKKFAAIKKPTPAQTAEYRKTIDAAAQQVLDQSKKLDDERDPLLEFRSAGGSSDGSRLPAMHARRKVWDTLLTELKKPTLAGIEKQIDEGPKPQSFSLEGWSVEGEVDVERKEAEVKNVVGVLEGDGPHADETVVIGAHYDHLGFGGEGSFVPTVREIHNGADDNASGTTALLEAARLLGSSGKKPGRRIVFIAFTAEERGLIGSARYCKDPLFPLEKTVAMLNMDMVGRLTDDKLIIQGGDTAKEFTTLLDKLNADEFHFKLTHNPGGFGPSDHASFYAKKVPVLHFFTGLHKDYHRPTDDADKVNAAGLIRVAKMVSDTAATIAQLPERPTYQESKAGASGGGDRGGDRPYFGSIPDFAQSEPGYGISGVAKGSPSEKAGLKSGDVIIKLGESRVGNLDDFDSALRKFKAGDKVTVVVKREGKEVSLSVTLGAPR; this is encoded by the coding sequence ATGAACCAACGCACTCGCCGGTCGTTCTTCGTACCCGCGGTTTTGCTCGCTCCCCTGGTTCTCGGCTGGGCGAGCTTCGCTTGCTTCGGAGCGGAAGAAAAGCCGGCCGAGAAGACGACGCCGCCGGTCGCCGCTCCGGCCGCGGCAGCCCCTCCGAGCGCCGAAGAGAAGCACGTGAAGGAGACGATTTCGTTCCTCGCCTCCGACGGACTCGAAGGGCGCGGGCCCGGCACGAAGGGGATCGATCAAGCCGCGGAGTTCATCGCCGCCGAATTCAAGAAGGCGGGATTGAAGACCGATCTGTTCGCCGGCCAACCGTACCAAGCGTTCTCGATGGGCATCGGCTCGGAGCTCGGCAAACGAAACTCACTCACGCTCGTCGGCCCGCCGGGACCGGACGGCAAGCCGCGCCGCATCGAACTCAAGCTCGGGCAAGACTATTCGCCCCTTTCGATCGGCGGCTCGGGCAAGATCAACGTGCCGCTCGTATTCGTCGGCTATGGCATCACGGCGAAGCAAAGCTCGCAAGCGGCGCTGGATCCGCACGCCGATCCGCATGCCAACCCCCACGGCGATCCGCACGCGAAGCCGGCGGATCCGAAGACGCCTACTCCCAAGGGAACTGCCCCGAAGGCGCAGCCTGCTGCGGCGAAGGAACCTGCTAAGGAAAAGGAACCTGTGAAGGAGCCGGCTAAGGAGGCCGCGAAACCGCAAGCGGTGGTTGATCCGCATGCCGCGCCGGTGAAGGCGGGAGCGAAGCCGGAAGATGCGATCGTGTACGACGATTACGCCGGCATCGACGTGAAGGGGAAGTGCGTCGTCGTGTTTCGCCATCAGCCGCAGCAAGGGAACCCGCACGGCATCTTGCCCGGCATTCCGAACTCGCCGCACGCTCCGTTCACGCGCAAGATCTCGAACGCCTACGAACATGGTGCCGCGGCGGTCATCTTCGTGACCTCGGACTACGACATCAACAACAAGCTCGAAGCCCGGCGGAAGCAGTGGCAAGAGGCGGTCGACGAAATCCTTGAAGAACAAAAGAAGTTTGCGGCGATCAAGAAGCCGACGCCGGCCCAAACGGCCGAGTATCGCAAGACGATCGACGCCGCTGCGCAGCAAGTGCTCGACCAGAGCAAGAAGCTCGACGACGAGCGCGATCCGCTGCTCGAGTTCCGCAGCGCCGGCGGCTCGTCCGACGGCTCGCGCCTCCCCGCGATGCACGCCCGCCGCAAGGTTTGGGACACGCTGCTGACGGAGCTCAAGAAGCCTACTCTCGCCGGAATCGAGAAGCAGATCGACGAAGGGCCGAAGCCGCAAAGCTTCTCGCTCGAAGGGTGGAGCGTCGAAGGAGAGGTCGACGTCGAGCGCAAAGAAGCCGAAGTGAAGAACGTGGTCGGCGTGCTCGAAGGAGACGGCCCGCATGCCGACGAAACGGTCGTCATCGGCGCGCATTACGACCATCTCGGCTTCGGAGGCGAAGGTTCGTTCGTGCCGACGGTGCGCGAAATCCACAACGGTGCCGACGACAACGCCTCGGGCACCACGGCCCTCTTGGAAGCGGCCCGCCTGCTCGGTTCGAGCGGCAAGAAGCCGGGCCGACGGATCGTATTCATCGCGTTCACGGCGGAAGAACGCGGCCTGATCGGCAGCGCTCGCTACTGCAAAGACCCGCTGTTTCCGCTGGAGAAGACGGTCGCGATGTTGAACATGGACATGGTCGGTCGCCTCACCGACGACAAGCTCATCATCCAAGGGGGGGACACGGCGAAGGAGTTCACGACGTTGCTCGACAAACTCAACGCCGACGAATTTCACTTCAAGCTCACGCACAATCCCGGCGGCTTCGGGCCGAGCGATCATGCCTCGTTCTATGCGAAGAAGGTGCCGGTGTTGCACTTCTTCACCGGCTTGCATAAGGACTATCACCGTCCGACCGACGACGCCGACAAGGTGAACGCGGCGGGACTGATCCGCGTGGCGAAGATGGTGAGCGATACCGCGGCGACGATCGCCCAACTGCCGGAACGTCCGACGTATCAAGAATCGAAAGCCGGCGCATCCGGCGGCGGCGATCGAGGCGGCGACCGACCCTACTTCGGCAGCATCCCCGACTTCGCGCAAAGCGAGCCGGGCTACGGCATCAGCGGCGTCGCGAAGGGTAGCCCGTCGGAAAAGGCGGGGCTCAAGAGCGGCGACGTGATCATCAAGTTGGGGGAGAGCCGCGTCGGCAATCTCGACGACTTCGACTCCGCGCTCCGCAAGTTCAAAGCGGGCGATAAGGTTACGGTCGTCGTGAAGCGCGAGGGGAAGGAAGTCTCTCTGTCGGTGACGCTCGGCGCGCCGCGGTAG
- the lpxC gene encoding UDP-3-O-acyl-N-acetylglucosamine deacetylase yields the protein MYAPRQQRTIARSAVVAGYGYWSGRDVQVEFRPAPPDTGVTFVRRDLTPAVRIRAAVDHSIDAPRRTVLRSGGAEVEMVEHILAALFGLHVDNCEVWVDAPEMPGCDGSSQAFVDALTTAGIETQPAMRRALVVREVTRLGDKNVWIEARPNPANGLSVKFHLDYGPGNCVGEQTLSLPITVDSFRRELASSRTFLLKSEADWLLSQGLGTHVTPKDLLIFDADGPIDNELRYRDECVRHKALDLVGDLALAGCDLIGHFVAYRSGHRLNADLVRSLLSEAAPSEIRRSA from the coding sequence ATGTACGCACCACGACAACAGCGCACGATCGCCCGATCGGCCGTCGTCGCCGGTTACGGTTATTGGAGCGGTCGCGACGTTCAAGTCGAATTTCGCCCCGCCCCGCCCGACACCGGCGTCACGTTCGTTCGCCGCGACTTAACGCCCGCCGTCCGCATTCGGGCCGCGGTCGACCACAGCATCGACGCCCCTCGTCGCACCGTTCTGCGGAGCGGCGGCGCGGAAGTCGAGATGGTCGAACACATCCTCGCGGCCTTGTTCGGCTTGCATGTCGACAATTGCGAAGTTTGGGTCGATGCACCGGAAATGCCCGGCTGCGACGGCTCGAGCCAAGCCTTCGTCGACGCGCTCACCACGGCCGGCATCGAAACGCAGCCCGCGATGCGCCGCGCCCTCGTGGTGCGCGAAGTGACGCGCCTGGGCGACAAGAACGTCTGGATCGAAGCTCGGCCGAACCCCGCGAACGGCCTTTCGGTCAAGTTTCATCTCGACTACGGGCCGGGCAATTGCGTCGGCGAGCAAACGTTGTCGCTACCGATTACGGTCGATTCGTTTCGTCGCGAGTTGGCTTCGAGCCGCACGTTTTTACTAAAGAGCGAAGCCGATTGGCTGCTCTCGCAAGGGCTCGGCACGCATGTGACCCCGAAGGATTTATTGATCTTCGACGCCGACGGCCCGATCGACAACGAGTTGCGCTATCGCGACGAATGCGTGCGACATAAAGCGCTCGACTTGGTCGGCGATCTGGCTCTGGCCGGATGCGATCTCATCGGACACTTCGTCGCCTATCGCAGCGGCCATCGCTTGAACGCCGATCTCGTTCGCTCGCTGCTGAGCGAAGCGGCTCCGTCGGAGATTCGCCGCAGCGCTTAG
- a CDS encoding OmpH family outer membrane protein, protein MMKTIFSALLATIVLSMAAPAFAQQPAQPHPQVISPIAILDLPYLFRNHNRFKQMDEVLKQEIGGAEGTFMTEQKAMKEMVTRLQELKQGTPEYKQLEEELAKRDADMSLRINIMKKNFAEKKAKNYFDVYQEVMRYVGYHAQNNGVVLVINFNGDPVDGSNPQSVIQGLNSTVLYKHPGVDITPIVLEMCNRGLQIPETAQNPAANPAFPVQR, encoded by the coding sequence GTGATGAAAACGATTTTCTCGGCATTGTTGGCGACGATTGTTCTATCGATGGCCGCCCCTGCGTTCGCGCAGCAACCGGCTCAACCTCACCCGCAAGTGATCTCGCCGATCGCCATTCTCGATCTGCCGTACTTGTTCCGCAATCACAACCGTTTCAAGCAAATGGACGAAGTCCTAAAGCAAGAAATCGGCGGTGCCGAAGGGACCTTCATGACCGAACAAAAGGCCATGAAGGAAATGGTCACCCGTCTGCAAGAGCTCAAGCAAGGGACCCCGGAATACAAGCAGCTTGAGGAAGAGCTCGCCAAGCGCGACGCCGATATGTCGCTCCGCATCAACATCATGAAGAAGAACTTCGCCGAGAAGAAGGCGAAGAACTACTTCGACGTCTACCAAGAAGTGATGCGCTACGTCGGCTACCACGCCCAGAACAACGGCGTCGTACTCGTGATCAACTTCAACGGCGATCCGGTCGACGGCAGCAATCCGCAATCGGTCATCCAAGGCCTCAACAGCACGGTGCTCTACAAGCACCCGGGCGTCGACATCACGCCGATCGTGCTCGAAATGTGCAACCGCGGCTTGCAGATTCCGGAAACGGCTCAGAACCCGGCCGCGAATCCCGCGTTCCCGGTTCAGCGCTAA